The Bombus pascuorum chromosome 13, iyBomPasc1.1, whole genome shotgun sequence nucleotide sequence GCACATCCTCCAATACATCCAATAAAATATGCTGATAGTTTAAATGGTATGCGCACAAATTTAACACTTATTAAATACTTGTTAACGGAAAATGTTCTGCCgttaatttacgataaattatttaacgacAGGCAATGAAGCTAAAGTTTATGAATTTGTGGTTCGACACTTTTTGGCTTGTTTATCATGTGATGCGGTAGGCCAAGAAACAACAGTAGAGATCGATATAGCTGGTGAAAAATTTGCTGCTAATGGTCTACAAATTattgaaaagaattatttaaatgtgtacatatatgaaaaatggaacgacaaagaaattcatatatatCAAGAAGGACAAGTTTTCCAACCAACCAGCATAGATATGATAGAGGAAAAAACAAGCCCCCCACAACTGTTGACTGAAGCTGATTTGATCAGTTTGATGGATAAGTACGGTATTGGTACCGATGCTACTCATGCAGAGCATATAGATACAATAAAATCGCGTCATTATGTGGGTTTGATAGATGGAAAGCATCTAATACCTGGAAAACTTGGGATTGGATTGGTAATGGGTTATGATAATATGGGATTTGAAATGTCAAAACCAAACTTAAGAGCTGAACTCGAAAAGGATCTTAAATTGTACGTCgatcttttatttcctttttaacaACAGAAAGAACATCTGAATATTTCAatcgaattttaattgtttacatTTACGTCTAGGATATGTGATCGACAAAAAAGTCCGAAAGATGTTTTGGAAATTCAACTAAAGAAATATCGTGATCTATTTAAACTAACGTTAGAACGTGctaatttaatcgatattgCTTTAGCCGATTACCTTGATGAACGACCGAGTAATACACAGGTAGAAATTAGTCATCCACCTCAAGAAATTATCTTTAAGTGTCCGAAATGCAACTCAGATATGATCCTTAAAGATAGAAAGCAAGGCACGGGAAAGTATATTGGTTGCATGTCGTTTCCAAcatgtaataatgtaatttggTTCCCTCAGACTATTGAACATGTCGAAGTTTTGGATGAAGTTTGTTCAGAAGTAAACATTATATGTTacacaatatttataattattatatgatatattataatatgcatataattaaaactattatttttagtGTACAGgaaatattcgtaaattaaaatttaaactatTGAGAAACGCTTTCCCCATTTATGGTACTGATTATACAACTTGCATAGGTGGTTGTGATCCTATGTTCAAcgaagtattaaatataaagaacgaATGTATTAAAAGTCAAGAATCTGGTTACCACAGTACATTTAACAGGACTATTGTGTCAAATTCATCTTCAACAAGGAACACTGTAACTCACCCATCTTCAAATGCTGAAAACAGGAGTTTATCTGAAAGCAACGCATCTATAGGGTCCATGCGAAATGAAAACGATGATCGTTATACAAGCAGATCAAGAAATGTTAAAAGGcaaaatgtttcaaagaatAATACATGGATCGATGCTAATAATGTCAATTCTTCAAATAATGATCAAAGGTTGATTAGAAATGAACAAAAAACATGGGGTAACATCGATGACGATGCTATTATTATGTGTAATTGCCATGAAAATGCGATTCGATTAACAGTAAAGAAAGAAGGACCAAATCATGGTACAGGCGCCTTAGACACTTATGAAggatttttcattaaatatgaCTTGTTATAACCTTGTTTCACGACATTTTAGGAaggatattttacaaatgtgCGAAGCGTGAAAATAGTTGTAACTTTTTTCTTTGGGCATCAGAAGACAATACACAACAAatgcaaaataatacaaatagtAGTTCAAGCCAGATGTTCATTGCCAGTACAAGCACTAGATCAAATGTTGGTGTTAATAGTTATCAAGATGTTCCTATGTTATCACACAATGACGTTAAATGTCATTGTAATCAAAACGCAATACAGTAAGCAAATATGTAACTAAActtttttgacatttttaatatctagaaaatattattatttgaatacgGATTGTAGGCGGATTGTACAGAAAGATGGTCCAAATAAAGGACGTCCTTTTTACTCATGCCCTAAGGGTATAAACGAATCttgcaaattttttcaat carries:
- the LOC132913169 gene encoding DNA topoisomerase 3-alpha isoform X1, whose amino-acid sequence is MLFVTKVFNTTKLSLCKSKQHYQIFTRFKSSFTVMKVLNVAEKNDAAKSIAGYLSRGSSKRREGLSPYNKIYEFNSYLWNQNCEMIMTSVSGHLLNYEFVGAYRKWQGCHPLSLFDAPVIKQCPEENSTKIKKTLEREVQKCGALIIWTDCDREGENIGFEIIQVCCAIKPNIRIYRAKFSEITQASVNRSLQNLCEPDKAISDAVDVRSELDLRIGAAFTRFQTLRLKQVFPRTLADMLISYGSCQFPTLGFVVERFLAIKRFKSEPYWKIKVMDIRDNISVEFRWARGTLFEKLPCEVFLDICLEQPMATVKKVLSKPKNKWRPLPLDTIELEKQGSRKLHLSAKETMRIAEKLYTQGLISYPRTETNIFPKELNLVPLVDQQVTNSAWGNFAQQLLEKGLTPRQGKKSDQAHPPIHPIKYADSLNGNEAKVYEFVVRHFLACLSCDAVGQETTVEIDIAGEKFAANGLQIIEKNYLNVYIYEKWNDKEIHIYQEGQVFQPTSIDMIEEKTSPPQLLTEADLISLMDKYGIGTDATHAEHIDTIKSRHYVGLIDGKHLIPGKLGIGLVMGYDNMGFEMSKPNLRAELEKDLKLICDRQKSPKDVLEIQLKKYRDLFKLTLERANLIDIALADYLDERPSNTQVEISHPPQEIIFKCPKCNSDMILKDRKQGTGKYIGCMSFPTCNNVIWFPQTIEHVEVLDEVCSECTGNIRKLKFKLLRNAFPIYGTDYTTCIGGCDPMFNEVLNIKNECIKSQESGYHSTFNRTIVSNSSSTRNTVTHPSSNAENRSLSESNASIGSMRNENDDRYTSRSRNVKRQNVSKNNTWIDANNVNSSNNDQRLIRNEQKTWGNIDDDAIIMCNCHENAIRLTVKKEGPNHGRIFYKCAKRENSCNFFLWASEDNTQQMQNNTNSSSSQMFIASTSTRSNVGVNSYQDVPMLSHNDVKCHCNQNAIQRIVQKDGPNKGRPFYSCPKGINESCKFFQWADENRGNTYNVSGGQDKRTFREEKNLSKRRQIATGKRKCGICGTEGHTRRTCPENAMD
- the LOC132913169 gene encoding DNA topoisomerase 3-alpha isoform X2; its protein translation is MIMTSVSGHLLNYEFVGAYRKWQGCHPLSLFDAPVIKQCPEENSTKIKKTLEREVQKCGALIIWTDCDREGENIGFEIIQVCCAIKPNIRIYRAKFSEITQASVNRSLQNLCEPDKAISDAVDVRSELDLRIGAAFTRFQTLRLKQVFPRTLADMLISYGSCQFPTLGFVVERFLAIKRFKSEPYWKIKVMDIRDNISVEFRWARGTLFEKLPCEVFLDICLEQPMATVKKVLSKPKNKWRPLPLDTIELEKQGSRKLHLSAKETMRIAEKLYTQGLISYPRTETNIFPKELNLVPLVDQQVTNSAWGNFAQQLLEKGLTPRQGKKSDQAHPPIHPIKYADSLNGNEAKVYEFVVRHFLACLSCDAVGQETTVEIDIAGEKFAANGLQIIEKNYLNVYIYEKWNDKEIHIYQEGQVFQPTSIDMIEEKTSPPQLLTEADLISLMDKYGIGTDATHAEHIDTIKSRHYVGLIDGKHLIPGKLGIGLVMGYDNMGFEMSKPNLRAELEKDLKLICDRQKSPKDVLEIQLKKYRDLFKLTLERANLIDIALADYLDERPSNTQVEISHPPQEIIFKCPKCNSDMILKDRKQGTGKYIGCMSFPTCNNVIWFPQTIEHVEVLDEVCSECTGNIRKLKFKLLRNAFPIYGTDYTTCIGGCDPMFNEVLNIKNECIKSQESGYHSTFNRTIVSNSSSTRNTVTHPSSNAENRSLSESNASIGSMRNENDDRYTSRSRNVKRQNVSKNNTWIDANNVNSSNNDQRLIRNEQKTWGNIDDDAIIMCNCHENAIRLTVKKEGPNHGRIFYKCAKRENSCNFFLWASEDNTQQMQNNTNSSSSQMFIASTSTRSNVGVNSYQDVPMLSHNDVKCHCNQNAIQRIVQKDGPNKGRPFYSCPKGINESCKFFQWADENRGNTYNVSGGQDKRTFREEKNLSKRRQIATGKRKCGICGTEGHTRRTCPENAMD